In Tubulanus polymorphus chromosome 8, tnTubPoly1.2, whole genome shotgun sequence, one genomic interval encodes:
- the LOC141910199 gene encoding uncharacterized protein LOC141910199 — protein sequence MRILFRFAVLVVCFLLVTCVPDSGINKRQTFDERIFEILDSANTRNDEDNAAVEESTMNEKYKTANDREYNEMIKNVIDGYKNPSATDDNGSGGGDVTTSDDVTTHPPNYRDECIPEEIPKTACLNGGKCFAIQLGSARVLGCHCPEGFTGNRCQEYQIIFPDWSKMS from the exons ATGAGGATTTTGTTTCGGTTTGCGGTGCTCGTGGTATGTTTCCTGTTGGTGACATGTGTTCCCGATTCTGGAATTAACAAG CGACAGACCTTCGATGAAAGAATATTTG AAATTCTAGATTCGGCAAATACGAGAAACGACGAAGATAATGCGGCTGTAGAAGAATCGACGATGAACGAGAAATATAAAACTGCCAACGACCGAGAATACAATGAGATGATTAAAAACGTCATAGACGGTTACAAAAACCCGTCTGCCACCGACGACAACGGGAGTGGCGGTGGTGACGTCACGACTAGTGATGACGTCACGACGCATCCGCCTAATTACAGGGATGAATGCATTCCGGAAGAAATCCCCAAAACTGCCTGTCTGAACGGAGGGAAATGTTTCGCTATTCAGTTAGGATCGGCTCGAGTCCTCGGCTGCCA CTGCCCGGAGGGTTTCACCGGAAACCGTTGTCAGGAATACCAAATAATTTTTCCCGATTGGTCAA AAATGAGTTGA
- the LOC141909715 gene encoding organic solute transporter subunit alpha-like: protein MNESKTKADINCTDELPTITQFFTVIPSPEFYGLIVCSVVVFATFVLFFEEMYQLYGALDQTINQTTGGLVKRSKITFLLFLYPMTSFTSLLAVCIPRSIFLNSIVASMYLSLCIYKFVDLMISYMGGPEGCVQMLSQDKLSMSTPPCCCCCICLPLVKLTRQNLKRIVYVVGQLIIVRPILTYIHSLIVAETRAVGDTYTAISVLTALSTVTAMWGLAMIYRTTRPYLKSRGIAGKFICMQLLIVFSNLQGSVILKTIQRFGGIPCQTGLLATQSRAANIHNIMLIAETFLLAILARRAYFIPVTSTDDEQDAVDLGSSDYKPFDESNTQSQISLHEISPGATEEKGAENLPQNGTVGTSEKSVNGEYDLKNHYV from the exons ATGAACGAATCAAAAACGAAAGCAGACATCAATTGCACGGATGAACTACCAACTATTACTCAATTTTTCACAG TGATTCCTTCTCCGGAGTTTTACGGATTGATCGTCTGTTCAGTGGTCGTTTTCGCCACGTTCGTTTTGTTCTTCGAGGAGATGTATCAACTGTACGGAGCGCTCGACCAGACGATCAACCAGACGACAGGCGGACTGGTGAAACGTAGTAAAATCACCTTCCTACTCTTTCTTTATCCC ATGACGAGTTTCACTTCATTATTAGCCGTATGCATTCCCCGTTCGATATTCCTGAATTCTATCGTAGCTTCAAT GTATCTATCGCTGTGTATCTACAAATTCGTAGATTTAATGATAAGTTATATGGGTGGGCCGGAGGGCTGTGTACAGATGCTGTCTCAAGATAAACTGTCAATGAGTACTCCTCCTTGTTGCTGCTGTTGTATCTGCTTACCTTTGGTAAAACTGACGAG acAGAATCTAAAGAGAATTGTTTACGTCGTGGGTCAGTTAATTATCGTACGGCCGATACTGACCTACATCCATTCGCTGATCGTTGCCGAAACG AGAGCTGTTGGTGACACTTACACGGCAATATCAGTGCTAACGGCACTGTCTACAGTTACCGCTATGTGGGGCTTAGCAATGATCTATCGTACTACCAGACCTTACCTTAAATCAAGGGGTATCGCCGGCAAATTTATCTGCATGCAGCTACTGATCGTGTTCAGTAATCTACAAGGTTCGGTGATTTTGAAGACGATTCAGAGATTTGGAGGAATTCCCTGTCAAACTGGACTGCTCGCTACGCAGTCCAGAGCGGCAA ATATTCACAATATCATGTTGATAGCTGAAACGTTCTTGCTAGCGATCCTCGCCAGACGAGCTTACTTCATACCAGTGACGTCAACGGACGACGAACAGGACGCGGTCGATCTGGGGTCGTCTGACTATAAACCGTTTGACGAATCGAACACTCAATCGCAAATATCTCTACACGAAATATCGCCAGGGGCTACAGAAGAAAAGGGGGCAGAGAATTTACCGCAAAATG GTACGGTTGGGACGTCGGAGAAAAGTGTGAACGGCGAATATGACTTAAAGAATCACTATGTCTAG
- the LOC141910198 gene encoding tubulin alpha-1C chain-like: MRECISIHVGQAGVQIGNACWELYCLEHGIQPDGRMPSDKTIGGGDDSFNTFFSETGAGKHVPRAVFVDLEPTVVDEVRSGQYRQLFHPEQLVTGKEDAANNYARGHYTIGKELVDLVIDRIRKLADQCTGLQGFLIFHSFGGGTGSGFTSLLMERLSVDYGKKSKLEFAVYPAPQVSTAVVEPYNSILTTHTTLEHSDCAFMVDNEAIYDICRRNLDIERPTYTNLNRLIAQVVSSITASLRFDGALNVDLTEFQTNLVPYPRIHFPLATYAPVISAEKAYHEQLSVAEITNACFEVSNQMVKCDPRHGKYMACCMLYRGDVVPKDVNTAIATIKTKRSIQFVDWCPTGFKVGINYQPPTVVPGGDLAKVQRAVCMLSNTTAIAEAWARLDHKFDLMYAKRAFVHWYVGEGMEEGEFSEAREDMAALEKDYDEVGIDSCQDLEEDDDVEEY; encoded by the exons CGTGAATGTATCTCCATCCATGTCGGACAGGCCGGTGTACAGATCGGTAACGCCTGTTGGGAACTGTACTGTCTGGAACACGGTATCCAGCCCGATGGTCGAATGCCCAGCGATAAAACTATCGGAGGCGGCGACGACAGTTTCAACACGTTCTTCAGCGAAACCGGCGCCGGTAAACACGTGCCCCGAGCCGTGTTCGTCGATCTGGAACCGACTGTAGTCG ATGAAGTTAGATCTGGCCAGTATCGTCAACTGTTCCACCCCGAACAACTCGTCACCGGTAAAGAAGACGCCGCAAATAACTACGCCCGTGGTCACTACACGATCGGTAAAGAGCTAGTTGATTTAGTAATCGACCGAATCAGAAAGTTAGCCGACCAGTGTACCGGTCTTCAAGGTTTCCTGATCTTCCACTCGTTCGGCGGAGGTACCGGGTCCGGTTTCACCTCCCTGTTGATGGAACGACTGTCCGTCGATTATGGAAAGAAATCCAAACTCGAGTTCGCCGTTTACCCAGCCCCGCAGGTGTCAACAGCCGTTGTCGAGCCGTACAACTCCATCCTGACCACGCATACAACTCTGGAGCACTCCGACTGCGCTTTCATGGTCGACAACGAAGCCATCTACGATATCTGTCGTCGTAACTTGGATATCGAGCGCCCGACCTATACCAACTTAAATCGGTTGATAGCCCAGGTTGTCAGCTCTATCACCGCCTCTCTTCGATTCGATGGTGCTTTGAACGTCGATTTGACCGAGTTCCAGACGAATTTGGTACCGTACCCGCGAATTCACTTCCCTCTGGCCACGTACGCTCCGGTCATCTCCGCCGAGAAGGCTTACCACGAGCAGTTGTCCGTTGCTGAAATCACCAACGCTTGTTTCGAGGTATCTAACCAGATGGTGAAATGCGACCCACGTCACGGTAAATACATGGCCTGTTGTATGCTGTACCGCGGAGATGTCGTCCCCAAAGACGTCAACACAGCGATCGCTACTATCAAAACGAAACGAAGCATCCAGTTCGTCGATTGGTGCCCAACAGGTTTCAAAGTCGGCATCAACTACCAACCGCCGACTGTCGTGCCGGGAGGTGATCTGGCTAAGGTACAGAGAGCCGTCTGTATGTTGAGTAACACGACCGCTATCGCTGAAGCCTGGGCTCGTCTCGATCACAAGTTCGATCTGATGTACGCCAAACGCGCGTTCGTTCACTGGTACGTCGGCGAGGGTATGGAAGAGGGCGAGTTCTCCGAGGCTCGCGAGGATATGGCCGCGTTGGAGAAAGATTACGACGAGGTCGGTATCGATTCTTGCCAGGATCTCGAAGAAGATGACGACGTAGAAGAATATTAG